Genomic DNA from Anoplopoma fimbria isolate UVic2021 breed Golden Eagle Sablefish chromosome 22, Afim_UVic_2022, whole genome shotgun sequence:
TGTGggttcaatccctatttggtgAGGAAGTTgaatatgcaaagaaacactTGTCCTGGAAATGAAGGTGCAAACTGAGGatgaaatgcattcaaaaaaaaaaaaaaaaagacacacaaaaactacaaacacattaatattaACTCCCCAAGCAAAGGGTCATTTGCAGAACATGATAGGTCAATCCACAACCAGGAAGTCCCCCATTTGTGACGTCACACACCACATGCATGTCTCCAATAATgacattaataaatgtttaagaCAATGCATGAGTCAAAAGGAACAACAGGACATGCACAATGCGACAGAACAATAAtaattgaaatgtcaaatgtctGCAGAACCAGCTGGTTAGCATAGCATGTGTTAGCATGTGTTAGCTTGCTAATGCTACAGCGTGCAGCTGAGGCTAACAGTGGGGTTTATAACGCTACCTGTGGCGGGGCAGATAGGGACTGTATCCTTCAGACCGTGTCGTTGACCAACTTTTTCCTTCAGTCTATTTCTGCAGCAACATCGTCACTTCACTTCCTCATATTTAAGAAACGCTGGTCACGTGGTCGAGCTAGCTAAAATGTTGTTTCCGGCAACTTCCCGGTGTTgcgtttcaaaataaatgcttcTGCGAAATGCGgtacaaaataaagacatttctgtCCTTCATAGGTTCGTTTATCATAAAGAGCGGCAACTTAAATGGTAATCTATCGTggggaaaaaatacaatgaCGCATGGAAGTTATTTATTGACGAGTTTTAAAAAACGCACGGCTTTTATTGTGACGTAAAAACTGCCgggctctgctgctgttatgGCAACCCTGACGTAATAGTTGAGGGACGCCTTACAAGATTGGCAGGTCAAGCAGCGAATCAGCGTTCGGGTTCGGGAAGGGGGCGGGACAATGATGTGgttgaattaaatatttaaaagctttactTTAGGAAGCAATTAGGGAATCTTTAAATGTAACAGAAGTTGATTTATGATCAGAATAGACAGAAAGTGTGCCTCCAGTCTCCATTCAGTCAATAAAATTGCTTAACATGCATAATGAGAAGATATTTTGGTAAATTATTCTAAATTAGAATAACCCTAAGCTGCAATGTACTCCTTTACATTGCAGCTTTGTATTGCAATTAGCCAGACAGGTGCACAGTCTGTGCTCTTATTGGTTATCTCTCAGTTCAGATTTATTCTATCTTAAAAGGCCCAAAAAAACAGGTTTCAGGTCCCTGCATTGCAACTCTGCATGCTAAATTGAAATAGTCTAAGTAAGTTGAAAACGGCCTTTTAAAAGATGCACAGTGCATGCTCATAAAGCCACTAAATGATTAACTCCTTGAAGCCACTCACTTTCTACAAGAATAGCAATAACATGCCATGTTGTATTCTCCTTTAAGGATCATCACCACTATCTTTCCTTGGCATGGCCGTTATCCCTTCCCAGTTCAAAGTCCTGGTGAGCTTTTATGATAAGGTAGGCACAATTGTTGGCATCACGGCCACTCTGCTGTACACCTCGACACGCTCCGGACATCTCAGGACGACCTCTGTTTGACCTCTTTCCCCCCCAACAATGGACCCCGTGTACGAGAGCCCCGAGTTCCCCAACGAGAACCAGTCAACGGGGCTTTATGACTTGCCCTACGAGTCGCCCTACGAGTCGACCTACGAGTCGACCTACGAGTCGGCCTACGCCGAGCCCTCAGAGCTGACAGTGGAGTACGAGAACACCGGACCGGCCCAAGGACGCAAATTATCCACACCGCCTGCCCTCCCCCCGCCTCGCCTTTCCACGGAGGACAGGCGAAGCAGttcctcgtcttcctcatcctcatcttcctcgtcttcctcgtcttcctcgCATTCCAAAGACCAAGAGaatggggaggtggaggaccggaaggaggaagagaaagaggacaagaaagaggaagaggaaaaggaagaggagaagatagaggtggaggagagcagCAATGAGCTGAATTGGGAGAGGAGGTCTCCGGAGGTGGAGCGCGGGTCTCCGGAGGTGGACCGTGGGTCTCCATCACGCAGATCCTCGTCTTCGTCATCATCTTCATCGGCCTCTGAGAAGGAGGAACCTGAGGAAAAGCCAGAGCCCGAAAAAGAGGGGCCTAATATCCAACTTTATGTCAAGGTAGGGAGGATGTGGGTTGGAGGTGATTCTAAAATGGAGTTCAGTTTAATCTCTGTGACGTTTTATGACATATGTTTGTGTACGCACTTGTATTGCATTAAACTAGGACGTAGGCCTCATAAAACTCAGTCATTATCACAACTGTATCAGTTGCTTAGGGACAAGGTCAATGAGGTCAAAGTGTGTTgatcatatctgtgtgtgtaatgtgttaaGTTGTACATCCAGAGCCTTTAATACACACCCCCACacatatgtgtatttatatgtctTTATGAcgagtaagtgtgtgtgaacatgtgcgtgcgtgtgtgtgtgtgtgtgtgtgtgtgtgtgtgtgtgtgtgtgtgtgtgtgtgtgtgtgtgtgtgtgtgtgtgtgtgtgtgtgtgtgtgtgtgtgtgtgtgtgtgtgtgtgtgtgtgtgtgtatcactcCAGTTCTAAATATAAGTTAAGTTGAACTGACAAGAATGTTCTGACTCAGTGCCGGGATAGTTGGGGATGGTTCCTGTCACACGGCCATGAGAATtcccgtgtgtgtgtattacgctatctatctatctatctatctatctatctatctatctatctatctatctatctatctatctatctatctatctatctgtctgtctgtctgtctgtctgtctgtctgtctgtctgtctatctatctatctatctatctatctgtctatctatctatctatctatctgtctgtctgtctgtctgtctatctatctatctatctatctatctatctatctgtccaACTCCCcaacctaaacacacacacacactaactgaATTACACAATCTGCACATTGCACACTAAAGTCCAGTTGCGCGGGAGTATACAGCCATCATAAATCTGAAACTTTGAAACTACAACCTCATAACTTAAGGCAATATAAGCCAGGTGTTATTGCAGTAGAGTAAGGACAGAGGTGTTGGCAGCATCAAGCCCAGCGACctacaaactgttttttaatgcagactgactaaaatgttttcttgaagTGCTAGCATTGCAGtagctttttttattcaatataaaGACAAATCtatcatattttttatcaacGAATGACAATAAAAAGTTACTTTATCTCATCAGACACTGACTGTTCTACCGCTTACctactggagaaaaaaaagcagggcATCTTGACCAaaatccattcatacactaCTTATTAACATTTACAACTACAACAGACCTGGTGGATCACTGTAACAACcttttattaatgatttatcAACATTTATGAGGCGACTAACTTTTGCTGGTTATTAGAaattgagaaaacatttttgatttgagTTGTCATCCTGATAAATTAAAGAGATTTTACACAACCTGGCCACTCAGAAGTTATTCTTATCGCTGGCTTATAACTGATGAAGAGAGCACatgtaaataatttatttgcCACAATAAAGTCATTAATTACGGCTCGTCCTTGCTTTATTAGAAAGtgctaatacatttttataaatattacgTTTTTTATTAGCTGAGCGATACaatttctctttaaaaatgGGTCACAAATAACTAGTTGTATTTTAAGAAAATGCTCAGTAATTTCCTgcaacagctgggcactgtagctTTTAGCAAGCATGACCCAAACAGGAGGAAGTAGCACATTTGTaggggactattttcagatgcggattaatacacatttggtgctgtAGCGAGTATTAGAAGCACCAGTATGGTATTTATTCAACTACAATGCCCAAGTTTCTCGTCATGAAGGCCCATGTAACCCAGTGCAACGGTGTGGCCAATGACAGTGGGGCTCTAtcgcacagaggaagaagataagTCAGACTTTGATACACACACTACGCATATTAATAGCTACATTCATGGTTGGGTTTGTTCCCATGTGATGAGTCTGAGAAGGAGACGATGACTCTCGATGATTCAAAGTCACCCGGTTATGTTGTCAATCAGAGCTGGAAGAGGTGGGAGGGGGCAGAGCACCCTTGGGTGACTTGTTCTGCCCCACCCCCATGCCCTCACTACATTAATGCTTTCAGTGACACCCCCTCCCATAAGCCACCCAAGGGGGTTATTTTTTGCCCGACAGTGTCACGCCCCACTGGTGAGGCCTCGGGTACAAATTGAACctcactttctcacacacacacacacacacacacacacacacatactaacacacactaTCTCTTGCTGGCACTCGACCTCGGCTGACACTCTGACAGAGCTGCTATGGGACCAAGCGGACTTCAACACATGGACCTGGAGTAGAATCTGCTGTAAACTGACacggctcacacacacacacacacacacacacacacacacacacacacacacacacacacacacacacacacacacacacacacacacacacacacacacacacacacacactgagacaaacacatctacacacttgtggaaacaaaaacacacaagcagggcatttttttttcttgatcaTGACGGATACTCCGGCCGAGGAGGACAAGGACCCTGATATTGAGCTATTTGTCAAGGTGGGGAGTTGTGCGTGTGTGGTTTTGGTACAGTTTGTGCACATCACAAGCTGACACTagatcagtttttgttttcacatttaaattacatttctataCGAACTTTTCTATCTCACTTTGCCTGTAATAGTTTTTGATTGTTGTTGAGGTCAAATATAAGCTGTAGATGAAGACTATAGaatctgtaaaatgtatgagtgtgtgtgtatgttggggGTGGCTCCTTTGAGTGTGCACatgccatgttgttgttgttgtgtgctGATTTTCCATGTGTTAACCTGACACCCACGTGCATGGacaatctctctctttctctcccccaaTGAATTATTACTGGGGTCCTTTCACTATGGAGAGCTGCAGCTTTTAATGGTCTGAAGCTATGATACAGTATGTGTCACGCTGTGTATGTGGAGGAATGCCTGTGTACAATAATGCAAAGGTTTTGGCATTGTCACTTTGTTTCGTGACCAACACAGTGTGGACACATTGCGTACATATTGCGGACAGTGTGTTGCATCTACTGCATGTGcacttattttcttgttttaccTGACTTGCAAAAAAATTTAAGGAAAAATCAAAATGTTggatatttaattttttttgcagagatttTGATGAGAAAATTGACACCTATCTCATATCTGTATGCTAAatttgaagctacagccagctcgttagcttagcttagcatgccCATTGGAAAACAGCTATCAAAATCTGTCTACcatcacctctaaagctcactaagtGTGAAGTATAAGTGTGGATTTAATAGAAAtagacatttcttttcatttttttgcagagattagcttagtttagcatgccaattgagagaaaaacagtcaaaatcCGTCTACCATCACCTGTAAAGCTCACTAAGTGTGAGGTAAAAGTGTGGATTTTGTCCAGTACCGCACCATAAGTGGCTATCTGGACCTTTGGAtcgagccaggctagctgtttccccatcATATTTAACTTACAGACAAgagagtggtattgattttCTCATCAGAGTATTGGCAAGAAAATGGTAATGTTACATTGACTCATTTGATGATTAACTTACAAATTGTTCTGAATGAATGGACAGTAACGGCTGTATTGAAAGGTAGAAATGCTTCAAAATAAGTGTCAGTGTCTTAAAACAAGGTAAAGCAAAGTAGATTATGGTCAAAGTTCAATGATAGTGTGTGGACAGGACAGTAGGttatagataagataagataagataagataatcctttattagtcccgcagcgggggaaATAGATATCTATATCTGATACTCTGATACTGTATTGTACAGTTGGAACCACACGTCCAAACAGGGCAGTGAGGCGGCTAATGGAAGGAGCATGGATTATTCATGTTGGACTTGGTGTCTCATTACAGTGTCCAATTGCGGccatgcgtgcacacacacaaatactcacacactcaagcacacatacacacatatttatattacagtatTTGATCATATGTCAATAataaatgtggttatttgcacACACAGACCCAACCCACTAGTTCAAACTAAAAGCACTGATTGTTCTTGTTGTTTGGTCTATGTGATTCAATGACGTGATTGAGTACTTGTCAGTCGTTggtcaggagtgtgtgtgtgtgtgtgtgtgtgtgtgtgtgtgtgtgtgtgtgtgtgtgtgtgtgtgtgtgtgtgtgtgtgtgtgtgtgtgtgtgtgtgtgtgtgtgtgtgtgtgtgtgtgtgtgtgtgaatcagtgTATGTAGTATAAGTGTCTtaccatgtttttgtgtgtgtctgtgtacaggCTGGGAGTGATGGGGAGAGCATCGGCAACTGTCCCTTCTCTCAGCGCCTCTTTATGATCCTCTGGCTGAAAGGGGTCGTCTTCAATGTCACCACCGTTGACCTCAAGAGGTAAAAATAACCTCATATCACGCTGTATATCTGTAATCTTTgcacagctgtaaaaaaaaccacaaagacagaaaacactttcactttctgtttgtatacttcaaaaaacacaagaactgGGACAATTTAAGTATTGCGCGGACCAATAAACACAACATCCCATTACTCACTGTTTGATTAAGCAGCTTAAGAGCAGCTTTAAGATGTCATGCTCCAAGTGCCGCTTTGAGAAATACGTGAAGGGTAATGAACAAAATCTCAAGTGGTCACATTTAAAAACgcttcacttaaaaaaagtaattgttatTTGGAAATGAGGCCCAAGGTAGTGGGCGTTAGCAGCAACAGCCTCTGTGACTGAGTAGACCAATAAAAGAGCATCATTTGTTTACTGGAATCTGGCATTGCAGTTTGATATTATGGGTTGTAAAATGATTCTACTCTGATTAGAAAACCGGCTGACCTTCATAACCTGGCCCCGGGGACACACCCGCCCTTCCTCACCTTCCAGGGGGAGGTTCTCACTGACATCAACAAAATAGAGGAGTATCTGGAGGAGATGCTGACTCCACCAAAGTAGGCCTCGCATGTGTAAATCACCACAAGAGGGAAAAGGAAATGGGGCGAGCAACATCCTAACTAACGGCATGTTCATGTCTCCTAGGTATCCCAAACTTGCAGCAAAGAATCGGGAATCGAACACAGCAGGGAACGACATATTTGCCAAGTTCTCCGcttttgtcaaaaacacaagACCGGATAAAAATCGAGGTAAGCACTTACAAACCTGTTTATATATGAATTAACTTGCCCCGAGGGGAATTTGCTCTGCACAACGACCATCTTGGAATATCAAAAGAACAACAATAACCATACATGACAGCATTGGTGGACTCAGGTTGCCTGAAGggcaagagagaaaaatataaaatggcaCCAGCTGAACATGTTGGGGCACCAGCACACAAAAAGTACCCTAgcatcacattttctccactgtAAGCACATCCTAGAGGGCActtaatcatgttttctccactgtaAGCACATCCTAGAgggcacttcatcatgttttctccactggaagagCATCCAGTATA
This window encodes:
- the clic5a gene encoding chloride intracellular channel protein 5a isoform X1 encodes the protein MDPVYESPEFPNENQSTGLYDLPYESPYESTYESTYESAYAEPSELTVEYENTGPAQGRKLSTPPALPPPRLSTEDRRSSSSSSSSSSSSSSSSSSHSKDQENGEVEDRKEEEKEDKKEEEEKEEEKIEVEESSNELNWERRSPEVERGSPEVDRGSPSRRSSSSSSSSSASEKEEPEEKPEPEKEGPNIQLYVKAGSDGESIGNCPFSQRLFMILWLKGVVFNVTTVDLKRKPADLHNLAPGTHPPFLTFQGEVLTDINKIEEYLEEMLTPPKYPKLAAKNRESNTAGNDIFAKFSAFVKNTRPDKNRALEKSLDKSLAKLDEYLTSPLPDEVEVGHHRGEGESKRKYLDGDELTLADCNLLPKLHVVKVVAKKYRNYDIPTEFRGLWRYLSNAYSRDEFTNTCAADVEIELAYKDVAKRLGK
- the clic5a gene encoding chloride intracellular channel protein 5a isoform X2, which codes for MTDTPAEEDKDPDIELFVKAGSDGESIGNCPFSQRLFMILWLKGVVFNVTTVDLKRKPADLHNLAPGTHPPFLTFQGEVLTDINKIEEYLEEMLTPPKYPKLAAKNRESNTAGNDIFAKFSAFVKNTRPDKNRALEKSLDKSLAKLDEYLTSPLPDEVEVGHHRGEGESKRKYLDGDELTLADCNLLPKLHVVKVVAKKYRNYDIPTEFRGLWRYLSNAYSRDEFTNTCAADVEIELAYKDVAKRLGK